One window of the Rissa tridactyla isolate bRisTri1 chromosome 9, bRisTri1.patW.cur.20221130, whole genome shotgun sequence genome contains the following:
- the NKRF gene encoding NF-kappa-B-repressing factor isoform X1, translating to MPPPEPEAVPESVLEQWRQYNETERQWGLRRRFILRHLHGYPGAAIDQLLSLSVLWTNHVFMGCRYGMQVMEKVLKMAEGIDIGEMRTYELVPSRKLKRYHSPSDTPEPEEIPEPPKKMVPRFRVRPRFEPIHFVTSAEKVDKKEDSMDNQTQEVNQEAHTNSIVQPAENCTNSFVSARETDPQLSNSAGFGFAGQAAAAQKAVNSMDSTTSSMSQVSASPSTAQSASETFPPSAIMLKQSFIEKLSAAVWKNLTNPDANTGTDKINYTYLLTRSIQACKTNPEYIYVPLKEIAPADLPKSKKLLTDGFACEVRCQNVYLATGYAGSKNGSRDRAAELAVKLLKKSVEVRVVQRKFKHTYHEDLVVCEASVSRPDFPPALKPHEEFVVANRDCVPMQPGTESVKGSTNTNKHWTSFVLTENASDAIGILNNSASYNKMSVEYKYELMPNRSWRCQVYLQDHCLAEGFGTKKTSKHAAAEEALKILQKMQSNIAAIKVTQVQKVGCSSRGSGRKKDLKDLVIYENSSNPVCTLNDTAQFNKMTVEYVFERMTGMRWKCKVLLEDEFIAEAVGVKKSVKHEAAEEAVKILKKTQPTVVNNLKKGTVEDVISRNEIRGRSAEEAFKQKIKEDNIGNQILRKMGWTGGGLGKDGEGIREPISVKEQFKREGLGLDVERVNKIAKRDIEEIIRNYARSESHIDLTFSRELNMDERKQIHQIAQKYGLKSKSHGQGHNRYLVVSRKRRKEDLLDQLKQEGQVGHYELIMPQAN from the exons ATATGGCATGCAGGTCATGGAGAAGGTTCTCAAGATGGCTGAAGGCATTGATATTGGGGAAATGAGGACGTACGAGTTGGTCCCTAGCAGGAAGCTAAAAAGATACCACTCTCCATCTGACA CTCCAGAGCCAGAAGAGATTCCTGAGCCGCCCAAAAAGATGGTCCCCAGGTTCCGGGTGCGACCACGTTTTGAACCGATACACTTTGTCACCAGTGCTGAGAAGGTTGACAAGAAGGAAGATTCTATGGATAACCAAACGCAGGAGGTGAACCAGGAGGCACACACAAACAGCATAGTGCAGCCAGCTGAAAACTGTACGAATTCTTTTGTGAGTGCACGGGAGACGGATCCCCAGCTCTCCAACTCAGCTGGGTTTGGCTTTGcaggccaggcagcagcagcccagaaggCTGTGAATAGTATGGACTCCACCACGAGCAGCATGTCACAggtttctgcttctccttcaacTGCCCAGTCTGCGTCAGAGACTTTCCCTCCGTCAGCTATAATGCTGAAGCAGAGTTTTATTGAGAAACTGTCAGCAGCTGTCTGGAAAAATCTTACTAACCCAGATGCAAACACTGGGACTGATAAAATTAACTATACGTATCTTTTGACACGTTCAATTCAGGCATGCAAGACAAATCCTGAATATATTTATGTTCCTCTGAAAGAAATTGCCCCTGCTGACCTCCCCAAGAGCAAGAAGCTCCTAACAGATGGCTTCGCATGTGAAGTGCGATGTCAGAATGTCTACCTGGCCACCGGTTACGCTGGCAGCAAAAACGGATCCAGGGATCGCGCTGCAGAGCTGGCAGTCAAGCTGCTGAAGAAGTCTGTGGAAGTTCGAGTTGTTCAGCGGAAGTTCAAGCACACCTATCATGAAGACTTGGTGGTGTGCGAGGCAAGCGTGAGTCGCCCagatttccctcctgctcttaAACCTCACGAGGAGTTTGTAGTTGCCAACAGGGACTGTGTCCCGATGCAGCCTGGTACTGAATCCGTGAAAGGTTCCACTAATACCAACAAACACTGGACTAGTTTTGTCCTCACAGAGAATGCCAGCGATGCAATAGGAATACTTAACAATTCTGCCTCATATAACAAAATGTCTGTTGAATATAAATATGAATTAATGCCCAACCGCTCGTGGCGTTGTCAGGTGTATCTACAAGATCACTGCCTAGCTGAGGGATTTGGCACGAAGAAGACCAGCAAGCACGCAGCAGCCGAGGAGGCATTGAAGATTCTGCAGAAGATGCAGTCAAATATAGCAGCCATCAAGGTGACACAAGTTCAGAAAGTGGGCTGCTCGTCGCGGGGCTCTGGAAGGAAGAAGGACCTGAAGGACCTCGTGATTTATGAGAACTCCAGCAATCCAGTGTGTACGCTGAACGACACCGCCCAGTTCAACAAGATGACGGTGGAGTATGTCTTTGAAAGGATGACCGGCATGCGATGGAAATGCAAGGTGCTGCTTGAAGACGAATTCATCGCAGAAGCAGTTGGAGTGAAGAAATCTGTCAAGCATGAGGCAGCAGAGGAAGCTGTGAAAATCCTCAAAAAGACTCAGCCAACTGTTGTTAATAACCTGAAGAAAGGCACCGTCGAAGATGTCATCTCCAGAAATGAGATTCGGGGTCGATCAGCAGAAGAGGCTTTCAAACAGAAGATCAAAGAAGACAACATTGGGAATCAAATTTTAAGAAAGATGGGCTGGACAGGCGGTGGCCTAGGGAAAGATGGTGAAGGGATTAGAGAGCCAATTTCAGTGAAGGAGCAGTTTAAAAGGGAAGGACTCGGGCTTGATGTAGAAAGGGTGAACAAAATCGCTAAAAGAGATATTGAAGAGATCATTCGAAACTATGCACGCTCAGAAAGTCACATTGACTTGACTTTCTCTAGAGAACTGAACATGGACGAGCGGAAGCAGATACATCAGATCGCCCAAAAATATGGTCTTAAAAGTAAATCTCATGGGCAGGGCCACAACAGATACTTGGTGGTAAGCAGGAAGCGGCGCAAGGAAGATCTCTTAGACCAGCTGAAGCAAGAAGGCCAGGTTGGGCATTACGAGCTTATTATGCCTCAGGCAAACTGA
- the NKRF gene encoding NF-kappa-B-repressing factor isoform X2 — protein MVPRFRVRPRFEPIHFVTSAEKVDKKEDSMDNQTQEVNQEAHTNSIVQPAENCTNSFVSARETDPQLSNSAGFGFAGQAAAAQKAVNSMDSTTSSMSQVSASPSTAQSASETFPPSAIMLKQSFIEKLSAAVWKNLTNPDANTGTDKINYTYLLTRSIQACKTNPEYIYVPLKEIAPADLPKSKKLLTDGFACEVRCQNVYLATGYAGSKNGSRDRAAELAVKLLKKSVEVRVVQRKFKHTYHEDLVVCEASVSRPDFPPALKPHEEFVVANRDCVPMQPGTESVKGSTNTNKHWTSFVLTENASDAIGILNNSASYNKMSVEYKYELMPNRSWRCQVYLQDHCLAEGFGTKKTSKHAAAEEALKILQKMQSNIAAIKVTQVQKVGCSSRGSGRKKDLKDLVIYENSSNPVCTLNDTAQFNKMTVEYVFERMTGMRWKCKVLLEDEFIAEAVGVKKSVKHEAAEEAVKILKKTQPTVVNNLKKGTVEDVISRNEIRGRSAEEAFKQKIKEDNIGNQILRKMGWTGGGLGKDGEGIREPISVKEQFKREGLGLDVERVNKIAKRDIEEIIRNYARSESHIDLTFSRELNMDERKQIHQIAQKYGLKSKSHGQGHNRYLVVSRKRRKEDLLDQLKQEGQVGHYELIMPQAN, from the coding sequence ATGGTCCCCAGGTTCCGGGTGCGACCACGTTTTGAACCGATACACTTTGTCACCAGTGCTGAGAAGGTTGACAAGAAGGAAGATTCTATGGATAACCAAACGCAGGAGGTGAACCAGGAGGCACACACAAACAGCATAGTGCAGCCAGCTGAAAACTGTACGAATTCTTTTGTGAGTGCACGGGAGACGGATCCCCAGCTCTCCAACTCAGCTGGGTTTGGCTTTGcaggccaggcagcagcagcccagaaggCTGTGAATAGTATGGACTCCACCACGAGCAGCATGTCACAggtttctgcttctccttcaacTGCCCAGTCTGCGTCAGAGACTTTCCCTCCGTCAGCTATAATGCTGAAGCAGAGTTTTATTGAGAAACTGTCAGCAGCTGTCTGGAAAAATCTTACTAACCCAGATGCAAACACTGGGACTGATAAAATTAACTATACGTATCTTTTGACACGTTCAATTCAGGCATGCAAGACAAATCCTGAATATATTTATGTTCCTCTGAAAGAAATTGCCCCTGCTGACCTCCCCAAGAGCAAGAAGCTCCTAACAGATGGCTTCGCATGTGAAGTGCGATGTCAGAATGTCTACCTGGCCACCGGTTACGCTGGCAGCAAAAACGGATCCAGGGATCGCGCTGCAGAGCTGGCAGTCAAGCTGCTGAAGAAGTCTGTGGAAGTTCGAGTTGTTCAGCGGAAGTTCAAGCACACCTATCATGAAGACTTGGTGGTGTGCGAGGCAAGCGTGAGTCGCCCagatttccctcctgctcttaAACCTCACGAGGAGTTTGTAGTTGCCAACAGGGACTGTGTCCCGATGCAGCCTGGTACTGAATCCGTGAAAGGTTCCACTAATACCAACAAACACTGGACTAGTTTTGTCCTCACAGAGAATGCCAGCGATGCAATAGGAATACTTAACAATTCTGCCTCATATAACAAAATGTCTGTTGAATATAAATATGAATTAATGCCCAACCGCTCGTGGCGTTGTCAGGTGTATCTACAAGATCACTGCCTAGCTGAGGGATTTGGCACGAAGAAGACCAGCAAGCACGCAGCAGCCGAGGAGGCATTGAAGATTCTGCAGAAGATGCAGTCAAATATAGCAGCCATCAAGGTGACACAAGTTCAGAAAGTGGGCTGCTCGTCGCGGGGCTCTGGAAGGAAGAAGGACCTGAAGGACCTCGTGATTTATGAGAACTCCAGCAATCCAGTGTGTACGCTGAACGACACCGCCCAGTTCAACAAGATGACGGTGGAGTATGTCTTTGAAAGGATGACCGGCATGCGATGGAAATGCAAGGTGCTGCTTGAAGACGAATTCATCGCAGAAGCAGTTGGAGTGAAGAAATCTGTCAAGCATGAGGCAGCAGAGGAAGCTGTGAAAATCCTCAAAAAGACTCAGCCAACTGTTGTTAATAACCTGAAGAAAGGCACCGTCGAAGATGTCATCTCCAGAAATGAGATTCGGGGTCGATCAGCAGAAGAGGCTTTCAAACAGAAGATCAAAGAAGACAACATTGGGAATCAAATTTTAAGAAAGATGGGCTGGACAGGCGGTGGCCTAGGGAAAGATGGTGAAGGGATTAGAGAGCCAATTTCAGTGAAGGAGCAGTTTAAAAGGGAAGGACTCGGGCTTGATGTAGAAAGGGTGAACAAAATCGCTAAAAGAGATATTGAAGAGATCATTCGAAACTATGCACGCTCAGAAAGTCACATTGACTTGACTTTCTCTAGAGAACTGAACATGGACGAGCGGAAGCAGATACATCAGATCGCCCAAAAATATGGTCTTAAAAGTAAATCTCATGGGCAGGGCCACAACAGATACTTGGTGGTAAGCAGGAAGCGGCGCAAGGAAGATCTCTTAGACCAGCTGAAGCAAGAAGGCCAGGTTGGGCATTACGAGCTTATTATGCCTCAGGCAAACTGA